A stretch of Corynebacterium timonense DNA encodes these proteins:
- the hisB gene encoding imidazoleglycerol-phosphate dehydratase HisB, which translates to MANRIGTATRTTTESDIAVEINLDGTGASEISTGLPFFDHVLTAFATHGAFDLTLRAEGDVHIDAHHTIEDTAITLGWALADALGDKRGIRRFGSCLLPMDEALVEAVADISGRPYFVMNGEPEDMRWQIIGGHYATVINRHFFETLAFNSRVTLHVNVRYGRDPHHITEAEFKGVARALRAAVELDPEIRGVPSTKGAL; encoded by the coding sequence ATGGCTAACAGGATCGGGACAGCAACCCGCACCACCACCGAGTCCGACATCGCGGTGGAGATCAACCTGGACGGCACCGGCGCTTCCGAGATCAGCACCGGGCTGCCCTTCTTCGACCACGTACTCACGGCCTTCGCCACCCACGGGGCGTTCGACCTGACGCTGCGCGCGGAGGGCGACGTCCACATCGACGCCCACCACACCATCGAGGACACCGCGATTACGCTCGGCTGGGCGCTTGCCGACGCCCTCGGGGACAAAAGGGGGATTCGCCGCTTCGGCTCCTGCCTGCTGCCCATGGACGAGGCCCTCGTCGAGGCCGTGGCGGACATCTCTGGGCGCCCCTACTTCGTGATGAACGGCGAGCCCGAGGACATGCGCTGGCAGATCATCGGCGGCCACTACGCCACGGTGATCAACCGCCATTTCTTTGAGACGCTCGCGTTTAACTCGCGGGTCACGCTGCATGTCAACGTGCGTTACGGGCGCGACCCCCACCACATCACTGAGGCCGAGTTCAAGGGCGTGGCGCGTGCGTTGCGCGCCGCCGTCGAACTCGACCCCGAGATTCGGGGTGTACCTTCGACGAAGGGCGCTTTGTAA
- a CDS encoding MFS transporter, with protein MESVTSPWEARGLKPTLAAVAAAFGAWSLLLPVVPTAVLDSGGSETLAGASTGLFMLSTVLTQIVMPRVLRVFGYRTVIAVASVLLGLPALGFLVGMDAAVVIVVSLIRGVGFGALSVAEAAIIAQLVPLRLLGRTTGLFGIWVGGSQMVALPLGLALAERIGYSLVFVTATVIGMLGLVVCLLIPTIENEPEGDADFTGVHVPTWRLVAVPMLALTFVTTAYGAVTNFLPVTVREIDPAVSATFAGALLSAVNLAAMGARYYAGMTFDRRGTPGTVMIPFQIIAAIGIALIALVAVTDLSVWWLVPAALFYGAGFGAVQNESLTQLFYRLPKSKTSEASAMWNIAYDSGTGIGSLFYGMILGAVTMGGMYAVATGIILIGVIITYSDRVLGRHRVAEVDNLAVRLRAVQAPRRYGRRGGR; from the coding sequence GTGGAATCTGTAACGAGCCCCTGGGAGGCCCGGGGACTGAAACCAACGCTCGCGGCCGTCGCGGCCGCTTTCGGTGCGTGGTCTCTGCTTCTGCCCGTCGTGCCAACGGCGGTCCTTGATTCGGGCGGATCCGAAACCCTCGCGGGGGCGAGCACCGGTCTGTTCATGCTGTCCACGGTGCTCACCCAGATCGTGATGCCGCGCGTGCTGCGCGTCTTCGGATACCGCACGGTGATCGCCGTGGCCTCCGTGCTGCTCGGCCTTCCGGCCTTGGGCTTCCTCGTCGGCATGGATGCCGCCGTTGTCATCGTGGTCAGCCTCATCCGCGGCGTCGGCTTCGGCGCTCTCAGCGTGGCGGAAGCTGCCATTATTGCCCAGCTGGTTCCGCTGCGCCTGCTCGGGCGCACCACGGGGCTCTTCGGTATCTGGGTCGGCGGGTCTCAGATGGTCGCCCTGCCGCTGGGGCTAGCTTTGGCGGAGCGCATCGGTTACTCCCTTGTGTTCGTCACCGCCACTGTCATCGGCATGCTCGGCCTCGTCGTGTGCCTGCTGATCCCGACGATCGAGAACGAGCCCGAGGGCGACGCGGATTTCACAGGCGTTCACGTGCCCACGTGGCGCCTTGTGGCGGTGCCGATGCTCGCCCTCACCTTTGTCACGACAGCGTATGGCGCGGTGACGAACTTTCTGCCGGTCACAGTGCGTGAGATCGACCCCGCGGTCAGCGCAACCTTCGCGGGCGCCTTGTTGTCGGCCGTCAACCTCGCGGCGATGGGGGCGCGCTACTACGCGGGCATGACCTTCGACCGTCGCGGCACGCCCGGCACCGTGATGATCCCCTTCCAGATCATCGCCGCCATCGGAATCGCGCTGATTGCCCTCGTTGCCGTGACCGACCTGTCGGTGTGGTGGCTGGTGCCGGCGGCCCTGTTCTACGGGGCCGGCTTCGGCGCGGTGCAAAACGAGTCGCTGACCCAGCTGTTCTACCGGCTGCCCAAGTCGAAGACTTCCGAGGCCAGCGCCATGTGGAACATTGCCTACGACTCCGGCACGGGGATCGGCTCGTTGTTCTACGGCATGATCCTGGGCGCGGTGACCATGGGCGGCATGTACGCTGTCGCCACGGGCATCATCCTCATCGGCGTGATCATCACCTACTCGGACCGCGTGCTCGGGCGCCACCGCGTGGCGGAGGTGGACAACCTCGCCGTGCGGCTGCGCGCCGTGCAAGCACCGCGCCGCTACGGGCGCCGCGGCGGGCGCTAG
- the hisH gene encoding imidazole glycerol phosphate synthase subunit HisH has translation MMTGSPASRPHVALLDYGAGNLRSAQRALEHVGAEVAVTRDPKEAVEADGLLVPGVGAFDACMRGLRAVNGPRIVGQRLAGSRPVLGICVGLQVMFDRGTEHGLNAEGMGQWPGSVEKLRASVLPHMGWNTVEVAPGSAMFAGLDPAERYYFVHSYGVQDWQMQEDEFIAAPKVSWSVHGESRFVAAVENGPLWATQFHPEKSGEAGLGLLENWVRTLG, from the coding sequence ATGATGACAGGCTCGCCCGCTTCCCGCCCCCACGTTGCCCTGCTCGATTACGGGGCCGGTAACCTGCGCTCGGCGCAGCGCGCCCTCGAACACGTCGGCGCCGAGGTCGCCGTCACCCGCGACCCGAAGGAGGCCGTCGAGGCCGACGGCCTCCTCGTGCCCGGGGTGGGCGCCTTCGACGCCTGCATGAGGGGGCTGCGGGCGGTAAACGGGCCGCGCATCGTCGGTCAGCGGCTTGCCGGCTCGCGGCCGGTGCTGGGCATTTGCGTAGGGCTGCAGGTGATGTTCGACCGGGGCACGGAGCACGGGCTGAACGCCGAGGGGATGGGGCAGTGGCCGGGCAGCGTCGAGAAGCTGCGCGCGAGCGTGCTGCCCCACATGGGGTGGAACACGGTCGAGGTCGCGCCGGGGTCGGCGATGTTCGCGGGCCTCGACCCCGCTGAGCGCTACTATTTTGTGCACTCCTACGGGGTGCAGGACTGGCAGATGCAGGAGGACGAGTTTATCGCGGCGCCGAAGGTGTCGTGGTCTGTCCACGGCGAGAGCCGGTTCGTTGCGGCGGTGGAGAACGGGCCGCTGTGGGCAACACAGTTTCACCCCGAGAAGTCGGGGGAGGCCGGCCTAGGGCTGCTCGAAAACTGGGTGCGCACGCTCGGATAA
- the priA gene encoding bifunctional 1-(5-phosphoribosyl)-5-((5-phosphoribosylamino)methylideneamino)imidazole-4-carboxamide isomerase/phosphoribosylanthranilate isomerase PriA, with amino-acid sequence MDFTLLPAVDVVDGQAVRLSQGEAGTEKNYGSPLQAALNWQGQGADWIHVVDLDAAFGRGSNHELVAEITRAVDVNVELSGGIRDDASLERALATGAKRVNVGTAALRNPEWAAQVIRRYGEKVAVDLAVREEHGQWRTKGNGWTSDGGDLWEVLEYFDQAGCARVVVTDVSRDGTLSGPNVELLREVSAATDALVTASGGISSVEDIAEIARFADEGIDSAIVGKALYEERFTLREALRHLEQVRDGETT; translated from the coding sequence ATGGACTTCACTCTCCTTCCCGCGGTCGATGTTGTTGATGGTCAGGCGGTGCGCCTCAGCCAGGGCGAGGCCGGCACTGAGAAGAACTACGGCTCCCCGCTGCAGGCGGCGTTGAACTGGCAGGGGCAGGGCGCCGACTGGATCCATGTCGTGGACCTCGACGCCGCGTTCGGGCGCGGCTCGAACCACGAACTTGTGGCCGAGATCACCCGGGCGGTCGACGTCAACGTCGAGCTCTCGGGCGGCATTCGCGACGACGCCTCACTGGAGCGCGCCCTGGCGACGGGCGCGAAGCGCGTCAACGTGGGCACCGCGGCGCTGCGCAACCCGGAATGGGCCGCGCAGGTGATTCGCCGCTACGGCGAGAAGGTCGCCGTCGACCTCGCTGTGCGCGAGGAACACGGGCAGTGGCGCACGAAGGGCAACGGCTGGACCTCCGACGGCGGGGACCTGTGGGAAGTGCTCGAGTACTTCGACCAGGCGGGCTGCGCGCGGGTTGTCGTCACCGACGTTTCGCGCGACGGCACGTTGAGCGGGCCGAACGTCGAGCTCCTGCGCGAGGTGTCGGCCGCGACGGACGCTCTGGTCACGGCGTCCGGAGGTATCTCGTCGGTCGAGGACATCGCCGAGATCGCGCGCTTTGCGGACGAGGGCATCGACTCCGCCATCGTTGGCAAGGCGCTGTACGAAGAACGCTTCACCCTGCGCGAGGCCCTGCGCCACCTCGAGCAGGTGCGAGACGGCGAAACCACATAA
- a CDS encoding inositol monophosphatase family protein: MDSTARYLEIAEDAVAEARRIFVSHLGAAPALFKGDGDFATEADVAIETLLHEKLTSATGIPVYGEELGGDLNEGACWVVDPIDGTSNYSSGNPNCSILVSLLHRGQPIVAVTEVPLLDMHLTAVDGGPVYLNGTALPRVSDDNKAAAQVGVGSVRSPDSEDYPAEVRLGVMATLAETNLRPRISGSVGVDFAFVAQGIYQAAVSFSPHLWDNCAGVLLARSAGAVVTSPDGGPWTMRSEGAIAGTRRAHRIALSTMKSVASK, translated from the coding sequence ATGGATTCCACGGCCCGCTACCTCGAGATCGCGGAAGACGCCGTCGCGGAAGCGCGCCGTATTTTCGTCTCCCATCTTGGGGCCGCTCCCGCGCTGTTTAAAGGCGACGGCGACTTCGCCACGGAGGCAGATGTGGCGATCGAGACGCTGCTGCACGAGAAGCTGACCTCCGCGACCGGCATCCCCGTCTACGGCGAGGAGCTCGGCGGCGACCTCAACGAGGGCGCCTGCTGGGTGGTCGACCCTATCGACGGCACGTCGAACTACTCCTCCGGCAACCCCAACTGCTCCATCTTGGTGTCACTACTCCACCGCGGCCAGCCCATCGTCGCGGTCACGGAGGTGCCGCTTTTGGACATGCACCTCACCGCCGTCGACGGCGGCCCTGTCTACCTCAACGGCACCGCTCTGCCGAGGGTGAGCGACGACAACAAGGCCGCCGCCCAGGTCGGGGTCGGTTCGGTGCGCTCTCCGGATTCGGAAGACTACCCGGCCGAGGTACGCCTCGGCGTCATGGCCACACTGGCCGAGACGAACCTCCGCCCGCGAATCTCCGGGTCCGTGGGCGTGGACTTCGCCTTTGTGGCGCAGGGCATCTACCAGGCGGCGGTGAGCTTCTCGCCGCACTTGTGGGACAACTGCGCCGGGGTGCTCCTCGCACGCAGCGCGGGCGCTGTGGTCACGAGCCCCGACGGGGGGCCGTGGACCATGCGCTCGGAGGGGGCGATCGCTGGGACGAGGCGGGCCCATCGGATCGCGCTGAGTACGATGAAGTCCGTCGCCTCGAAGTAG
- the hisF gene encoding imidazole glycerol phosphate synthase subunit HisF: MGVAVRVIACLDVDEGRVVKGVNFENLRDAGDPVELAARYGAEGVDELTFLDVSASKQGRGTMLDVVRRTADHVFIPLTVGGGVRTAADVRELLRAGADKVSVNTAAIANPSLLRELSEEFGAQCIVLSIDARRVRPDEPGAHPQPSGFEVTTHGGTRSAGIDAIEWARTGEELGVGEILLNSMDGDGTKEGFDIELIEAVRAAVSVPIIASGGAGAAEHFPPAARAGADAVLAASIFHFGEVPIADVKKALREAGEDVR; the protein is encoded by the coding sequence GTGGGAGTTGCCGTGCGTGTCATCGCGTGCTTGGACGTGGACGAGGGGCGCGTGGTCAAGGGCGTCAACTTCGAGAATCTGCGCGACGCCGGCGACCCCGTCGAGCTGGCCGCCCGCTACGGTGCCGAGGGCGTCGACGAGCTGACCTTCCTCGACGTCTCCGCCTCGAAGCAGGGCCGGGGCACCATGCTGGACGTGGTGCGCCGGACGGCTGACCACGTGTTCATCCCGCTGACGGTCGGTGGCGGGGTGCGCACCGCCGCCGACGTGCGGGAGCTACTACGCGCCGGGGCAGACAAGGTGAGCGTGAACACCGCCGCCATCGCGAACCCCTCCCTGCTGCGCGAGCTGTCCGAAGAGTTCGGCGCGCAGTGCATCGTGTTGTCCATCGACGCCCGCCGCGTCCGCCCTGACGAGCCGGGTGCTCATCCCCAGCCCTCCGGCTTTGAGGTGACCACCCACGGCGGGACCCGCTCGGCCGGCATCGACGCGATCGAGTGGGCCCGCACCGGCGAGGAGCTGGGTGTGGGGGAGATCCTGCTGAACTCGATGGACGGCGACGGCACCAAGGAGGGCTTCGACATCGAGCTGATCGAGGCGGTCCGCGCCGCGGTGAGTGTGCCCATCATCGCCTCGGGTGGCGCGGGCGCGGCCGAGCATTTTCCCCCGGCGGCGCGCGCCGGCGCGGACGCAGTCCTCGCCGCCTCGATTTTCCATTTCGGGGAGGTCCCGATCGCCGACGTGAAAAAGGCACTGCGCGAGGCGGGGGAGGACGTGCGATGA
- the hisI gene encoding phosphoribosyl-AMP cyclohydrolase, with translation MSDDPAVYELDPAIADRLTRNNAGLVPAIVQEEGTGDVLMMAWMDDHALAYTLATRRGTYYSRSRGEYWIKGATSGHTQEVTGVRLDCDGDTLLVRVRQVGGACHTGDHTCFDADVLFEGEAHD, from the coding sequence CTGAGCGACGACCCGGCCGTCTACGAGCTCGACCCGGCCATCGCGGACAGGCTCACACGCAACAACGCGGGCCTTGTGCCCGCGATCGTGCAGGAGGAGGGCACGGGCGACGTCCTCATGATGGCCTGGATGGACGACCACGCCTTGGCCTACACGCTGGCGACGCGCCGGGGCACCTATTACTCCCGCTCGCGCGGCGAGTACTGGATTAAGGGCGCGACGAGCGGGCACACCCAGGAGGTCACGGGGGTCCGCCTCGACTGCGACGGGGACACGCTCCTCGTGCGCGTGCGCCAGGTCGGCGGGGCCTGCCACACCGGCGACCACACGTGCTTCGACGCCGACGTGCTGTTCGAGGGGGAGGCGCATGACTAA
- a CDS encoding TIGR02234 family membrane protein, whose amino-acid sequence MTNAHTRSDKRLSRAGAALLAVGGLLVVGFTRLSWMTVTYFDDRAGGGEADISGAAWSAEASAVSLLLFVSAIAALALRRLGRRIVGVVAAVAAAGASLAPLRLLVQGPDPERAHTILTAGYEDLQSRSDAIPSWAEITGIDVHTVSPVLMLLGCVLALVGAVIVVARPGTDTAKLNKYERETVRREKITQDLSADPDSGRVMWDALEADLDPTDLGDVQEGPGKRR is encoded by the coding sequence ATGACTAACGCGCATACGCGCTCCGACAAGCGCCTGTCGCGGGCGGGGGCGGCCCTGCTCGCGGTGGGCGGGCTGCTCGTCGTCGGCTTCACCCGCCTGAGCTGGATGACGGTCACGTACTTCGACGACAGGGCCGGCGGCGGCGAAGCGGACATCAGCGGCGCCGCGTGGTCGGCGGAGGCCTCCGCAGTGTCGCTGCTGCTTTTCGTCTCCGCGATCGCCGCGCTTGCTTTGCGACGCCTCGGCCGCCGCATCGTCGGAGTCGTCGCCGCTGTCGCCGCCGCCGGCGCGTCGCTGGCCCCCCTCCGCCTGCTGGTGCAGGGCCCCGACCCCGAGCGCGCGCACACGATCCTCACCGCGGGCTACGAGGACCTGCAGTCCCGCTCTGACGCGATCCCCAGCTGGGCCGAGATCACCGGCATCGACGTGCACACCGTCAGTCCCGTGCTCATGCTGCTGGGGTGCGTGCTTGCCCTCGTGGGCGCGGTGATCGTTGTGGCGCGCCCCGGGACGGACACTGCAAAGCTGAACAAGTACGAGCGCGAGACCGTACGCCGGGAGAAGATCACGCAGGATTTGTCCGCCGACCCGGATTCTGGGCGGGTCATGTGGGACGCGCTCGAGGCCGACCTTGACCCCACGGACCTCGGGGACGTGCAGGAGGGGCCGGGGAAGCGCCGCTAG
- a CDS encoding indole-3-glycerol phosphate synthase TrpC, whose product MPASQAVDSVVDAVLRDVARREAGVSFREIKARSRDMEPTRDVRAALLRSGCGVIVEIKRTSPVHGPTAPFSASGLSVEDVACAIEDGGAHLIACQTERVRFDGSLADMAAAREAVSLPVVCRDVIVDPYQIHEARCYGADMVPLQVGILDQHRLEALIDRAESLGMEVMAEVRTPEDADRALRAGATIVAVNSWTFDTNALNRHAFADIAPGLPTEVLKISLGGVRNARDLIDAAAAGADAVLAAEAVMSHEDICAATRRLAAAGQHPACPSRS is encoded by the coding sequence ATGCCGGCCAGCCAGGCAGTTGACAGCGTCGTCGACGCTGTACTTCGCGACGTCGCTCGCCGCGAGGCCGGCGTGTCCTTCCGCGAGATTAAGGCGCGCTCGCGGGACATGGAACCCACCCGCGACGTCCGCGCCGCGCTGCTGCGCTCCGGCTGCGGCGTGATCGTCGAGATCAAGCGCACCTCCCCGGTGCACGGCCCCACGGCCCCCTTTTCCGCCTCGGGGTTGTCGGTGGAGGACGTCGCCTGCGCGATCGAGGACGGTGGGGCCCACCTCATCGCCTGTCAGACGGAGCGCGTGCGTTTCGACGGCTCACTCGCCGACATGGCGGCCGCCCGCGAGGCGGTGAGCCTTCCCGTGGTGTGCCGCGACGTCATCGTCGACCCCTACCAGATCCACGAGGCGCGCTGCTACGGTGCCGACATGGTCCCGCTGCAGGTGGGCATCCTGGACCAGCACCGCCTCGAGGCACTCATCGACCGCGCCGAGAGCCTCGGTATGGAGGTCATGGCGGAGGTCCGCACTCCAGAGGACGCGGACCGGGCGCTGCGCGCCGGGGCGACGATCGTGGCGGTGAACTCGTGGACCTTCGACACCAACGCGCTCAACCGGCACGCCTTTGCCGACATCGCGCCTGGGCTGCCGACGGAGGTGCTCAAGATCAGCCTTGGCGGGGTGCGCAACGCGCGTGACCTTATCGACGCAGCCGCCGCGGGCGCCGACGCCGTCCTCGCCGCCGAGGCTGTCATGAGCCACGAGGACATCTGCGCGGCCACCCGGCGCCTCGCCGCCGCCGGCCAGCATCCGGCGTGCCCCTCGCGCTCGTAA
- the lgt gene encoding prolipoprotein diacylglyceryl transferase, with product METTILANIPSPPQGVWYLGRLPIRAYALCIIAGIIVALWITLRRYKARGGNPDVVWDAVIVVIPAGIVGGRLYHVITDWDKYFGPGRDPWQAFNVTAGGLGIWGAVAAGVLGVWALFRVKKLPLGPFLDSAAPGVILAQAIGRLGNWFNQELYGRPTDVPWALDIYYRVGPDGSYAPLTGRSTGEVIASVHPTFLYEMLWNILLFCFLLWADRRFRLGHGRVFALYVAGYSLGRSCVELMRADEANMILGLRVNTWVSAIVLIVAVIVFFRLRKGRETPEEVDPTYHRERAEA from the coding sequence GTGGAAACGACGATTCTGGCAAACATTCCTTCCCCGCCACAAGGGGTGTGGTACCTCGGCCGGCTCCCCATCCGCGCCTACGCGCTGTGCATCATCGCCGGGATTATCGTGGCGCTGTGGATTACCCTGCGCCGCTACAAGGCCCGCGGCGGCAACCCCGATGTGGTGTGGGACGCCGTCATCGTCGTCATCCCGGCCGGGATTGTCGGCGGGCGCTTGTACCACGTGATCACCGACTGGGATAAGTACTTTGGGCCCGGTAGAGACCCGTGGCAGGCGTTCAACGTCACCGCCGGCGGCCTCGGCATCTGGGGCGCGGTGGCGGCGGGCGTCCTCGGCGTGTGGGCGCTGTTTCGCGTCAAGAAGCTCCCGCTGGGCCCCTTTCTCGATTCGGCCGCGCCCGGCGTCATCCTCGCGCAGGCCATTGGGCGGTTGGGCAACTGGTTCAACCAGGAGCTCTACGGCCGCCCCACGGACGTGCCGTGGGCGTTGGACATCTACTACCGCGTCGGCCCGGACGGCTCGTACGCCCCGCTGACGGGCCGCTCCACCGGCGAGGTCATCGCGAGTGTGCACCCCACATTCCTCTACGAGATGCTGTGGAACATCCTGCTCTTTTGCTTCCTGCTGTGGGCGGACCGTCGCTTCCGCCTCGGCCACGGCCGGGTGTTCGCGCTCTACGTTGCCGGGTACTCCCTGGGCCGCTCGTGCGTCGAGCTCATGCGCGCGGACGAAGCAAACATGATTCTTGGGCTGCGCGTGAACACCTGGGTGAGCGCTATTGTGCTGATCGTCGCTGTGATCGTGTTCTTCCGTCTGCGGAAGGGCCGGGAGACGCCGGAGGAGGTCGACCCGACGTACCACCGCGAGCGCGCCGAGGCGTAG
- the pyk gene encoding pyruvate kinase — protein MDRRTKIVCTLGPAVASEDAILGLVREGMDVARLNFSHGDHADHEQNYRWVREATDTTGHAVGILADLQGPKIRLGRFEEGSTYWETGEEVRITVDDIQGTHDRVSTTYKQLAQDAKPGDRLLVDDGKVALVVTAVEGNDVVAKVTEGGPVSNNKGVSLPGMDISVPALSEKDKEDLRFALRLGVDLVALSFVRSPADIDLVHEIMDEVGRRVPVIAKLEKPEAVEALESIVLAFDAVMVARGDLGVEIPLEQVPLVQKRVIQIARENAKPVIVATQMLDSMIENSRPTRAEASDVANAVLDGADAVMLSGETSVGIDPHNVVRTMARIVRVAESTGFVPPLNHIPRTKRGVISYSANDIANRLNARAIVTFTTSGDTARRVARLHPELPLLVFTPVQQVRSQLALTWGAETFLCPPVSGTDEMIKVVDDILLSMEQYNAGDAMVVVAGTPPGVAGTTNTIHVHQLGDDTANPRF, from the coding sequence GTGGATAGAAGAACAAAAATCGTGTGTACTCTCGGGCCCGCGGTGGCCAGCGAAGACGCAATTCTCGGACTGGTGCGCGAGGGCATGGACGTCGCTCGCCTGAACTTCTCGCACGGCGACCACGCGGACCACGAGCAGAACTACCGATGGGTGCGCGAGGCGACCGATACAACCGGCCACGCCGTGGGCATCCTCGCCGACCTGCAGGGCCCGAAGATTCGCCTCGGCCGCTTCGAGGAGGGCTCCACGTACTGGGAGACCGGCGAGGAGGTGCGCATCACCGTCGACGACATCCAGGGCACCCACGACCGCGTCTCCACTACCTACAAGCAGCTCGCGCAGGATGCGAAGCCGGGCGATCGCTTGCTTGTCGACGACGGAAAGGTCGCCCTCGTCGTCACCGCCGTCGAGGGCAACGACGTGGTGGCCAAGGTGACCGAGGGCGGCCCAGTGTCCAACAACAAGGGCGTTTCTCTGCCCGGGATGGACATCTCCGTGCCGGCCCTGTCCGAGAAGGACAAGGAGGACCTGCGCTTCGCGCTGCGCCTCGGCGTGGACCTCGTCGCGCTATCGTTCGTGCGCTCCCCGGCGGACATCGACCTCGTCCACGAGATCATGGACGAGGTGGGCCGCCGTGTGCCCGTCATCGCGAAGCTGGAGAAGCCCGAAGCCGTCGAGGCGCTGGAGTCGATCGTCCTCGCCTTCGACGCCGTCATGGTGGCCCGCGGCGACCTGGGCGTCGAGATCCCGCTGGAACAGGTGCCGCTCGTGCAAAAGCGCGTGATCCAGATCGCCCGCGAGAACGCGAAGCCGGTGATCGTGGCCACGCAGATGCTCGACTCGATGATCGAGAACTCCCGACCCACCCGCGCCGAGGCCTCGGACGTGGCCAACGCGGTGCTCGACGGCGCGGACGCCGTCATGCTCTCGGGCGAGACCTCGGTGGGGATCGACCCCCACAACGTGGTGCGCACCATGGCCCGCATCGTGCGCGTCGCGGAGTCGACCGGCTTCGTGCCGCCGCTCAACCACATCCCGCGCACGAAGCGCGGCGTCATCTCCTACTCGGCCAACGACATCGCCAACCGGCTCAACGCGCGCGCGATAGTCACCTTCACCACCTCGGGGGACACCGCACGCCGCGTGGCGCGCCTGCACCCGGAGCTGCCGCTGCTGGTGTTTACCCCGGTGCAGCAAGTGCGCTCCCAGCTCGCCCTGACGTGGGGCGCGGAGACCTTCTTGTGCCCGCCGGTCAGCGGCACTGACGAGATGATCAAGGTCGTCGACGACATCCTTTTGTCCATGGAACAGTACAACGCAGGCGACGCGATGGTCGTCGTGGCCGGCACCCCGCCCGGGGTGGCGGGCACGACGAACACCATTCACGTGCACCAGCTGGGCGACGACACCGCTAACCCCCGCTTCTAA
- a CDS encoding aminotransferase class IV encodes MRRYLWSDGWQPTDAPVGEIACADSWRHVDGRTHCLGSHARRFERCTGPLPPGFWEATLRVVGEAGHFFPRVALAEGELRLDVRPAPPARRTTVLGLADAPDPRTAPLVKGPDLARLARFRDNYAPPGADDVVLGDFDETTTGALVGWHGDVLVVPAGVRLPSVTQEQVAERARELGHRVRAGRLRPGMPLWFVNSLHGISPVTRIVGPGGSRAVPAQPGAADWAAWWWAGFRSGG; translated from the coding sequence ATGAGGCGCTACCTCTGGAGCGACGGGTGGCAGCCCACCGACGCGCCCGTCGGCGAGATCGCGTGCGCGGACTCGTGGCGCCACGTGGACGGCCGCACCCACTGTCTCGGCTCCCACGCGCGCCGCTTCGAGCGCTGTACCGGCCCGCTTCCGCCCGGCTTCTGGGAAGCCACCCTCCGCGTCGTAGGCGAAGCGGGGCACTTTTTCCCGCGGGTGGCCCTCGCGGAGGGCGAGCTGCGCCTCGACGTGCGCCCCGCCCCGCCCGCGCGGCGCACCACGGTGCTCGGCCTCGCCGACGCGCCGGACCCGCGCACCGCGCCGCTGGTCAAGGGCCCCGATCTCGCCCGCCTAGCCCGTTTCCGGGACAACTACGCACCGCCCGGCGCGGACGACGTGGTCCTCGGCGATTTCGACGAGACGACCACCGGCGCCCTCGTCGGCTGGCACGGCGACGTACTCGTCGTGCCGGCGGGCGTGCGGCTTCCCTCCGTGACCCAGGAGCAGGTGGCCGAACGCGCCCGCGAGCTCGGCCACCGCGTTCGCGCCGGACGGCTGCGCCCAGGTATGCCGCTGTGGTTTGTGAACTCGCTGCACGGCATCAGCCCCGTCACCCGCATCGTGGGTCCGGGCGGATCGCGTGCCGTGCCGGCCCAGCCGGGCGCCGCCGACTGGGCGGCGTGGTGGTGGGCCGGGTTTAGAAGCGGGGGTTAG